A single Methanolobus sp. ZRKC5 DNA region contains:
- a CDS encoding MM0924 family protein, producing MQSFILENFMGKDVSVYCGGILTFRGNVKACNDGVLTLEITDRRYSHISISKIITVQPDQNPDDV from the coding sequence ATGCAATCATTTATTCTTGAGAATTTTATGGGAAAAGATGTTTCCGTCTATTGTGGGGGAATACTTACATTCAGAGGGAATGTAAAAGCTTGCAACGATGGAGTCCTTACTCTTGAGATAACAGACCGACGCTATTCACACATTTCCATTAGCAAGATAATTACTGTCCAGCCGGACCAAAATCCCGATGATGTCTGA
- the hsp20 gene encoding archaeal heat shock protein Hsp20, giving the protein MADKRRKRGFFDDIFDEGNFGDIEDIIEHMMDKFGINLDDFETQPFFYGFSVSRHPGEEPEIREFGNVFPDGDENDELESVKQQFRVNERKPLIDVFEIDGKIHVMAELPDVEKEDINLDVTETLLKLDAQTELISYSESIELPSSVDPDTAKATYLNGVLEVVMDMKELGLARSVHID; this is encoded by the coding sequence ATGGCTGACAAAAGAAGAAAACGAGGTTTTTTTGATGATATCTTTGATGAAGGTAACTTTGGTGATATAGAGGATATCATAGAACACATGATGGACAAGTTCGGTATCAACCTCGATGATTTTGAAACACAACCCTTCTTCTACGGATTTTCTGTGTCCAGACATCCCGGTGAAGAACCAGAGATCAGGGAATTTGGGAACGTCTTTCCCGATGGTGATGAAAATGATGAATTGGAGTCTGTAAAACAACAGTTCAGGGTAAATGAAAGAAAGCCTTTGATAGATGTTTTTGAAATAGATGGGAAAATCCATGTTATGGCAGAGCTTCCTGACGTGGAAAAGGAAGACATTAATCTGGATGTTACTGAAACATTGCTTAAACTGGATGCGCAGACTGAATTAATATCTTATTCAGAAAGTATCGAACTTCCTTCAAGTGTGGATCCTGATACTGCAAAGGCAACATATCTTAATGGTGTCCTCGAAGTTGTTATGGATATGAAAGAGTTAGGATTAGCTCGCTCAGTTCACATTGATTAA
- a CDS encoding PAS domain S-box protein → MSANSREMDSNNFVLPEMLQYVHSDVFSKLDIGILCLDKNDKVLYSNEVFQFLTGTNDADVIGNNLNHLSSTIMKNYSSLFDCILSAKKLEDFNKKDPVKIVTHDGCLKYFTCDIIPSFENEGRFNGMMCLLKDETVKTVCSNKSFFGRDGLDVSHLPFVSFLWKGDDSWSVEYVSDNVVQFGYGPDDFKSGKLSYVDIVHPDYLGSVRSAIDQCAGNNFSKEYMLLTANGESRWVLEKSYAIRDKYKNITHFHGIILDIDERKRFEQELKSTNLQQSSLSELGEKALSCSDINDLMNYTVELIANTLDVKYGTIMEKLSDGRFLLRYGYGWSDWGIGSVVVDKNEGSQAGYTVFTGKPVIIDDLSSEIRFKVPRFLHEQEVVSGASVIIGSKNEPFGILCVHTDIKKKFSEHEINFLQSVSSILADTIRLRESFSSLELYKKLMNQSTDYIMVLDAVSKKFIYLSDRIFQSLGYSESEIMAQNIFEPDCFIKGLNMHDVTSKVVDKGSLLLESEFMRKNGTSFPVDISFAFVENEDSTYMVLIGRDISERRAFEKAIKEHSNQLEYSNELKDMFADVTSHDLTSSVSIIEGFVEYLSEIEDDDGKKHLLGNINKATEKLKKTIEYASVFAKMNCSTDMVTQKLDLRWFFSNSMARLHDKVMASNIEVVLNSPESCPARVNPILDEVFFNLMSNAIKYSPEGSEVIVDITEAGNKWKVSVSDVGQGISDEDKLSIFGRFKRAGSSSIQGKGLGLSIAKMALKCHGEELHVIDNKVGKGSTFWFTVKVYD, encoded by the coding sequence ATGTCTGCTAATTCAAGGGAGATGGATAGCAATAACTTTGTTCTACCAGAAATGTTGCAGTATGTTCATTCAGATGTATTTTCTAAGCTTGATATAGGAATTCTTTGTCTGGATAAAAATGACAAGGTTCTTTATTCTAATGAAGTCTTTCAGTTCCTTACAGGAACTAACGATGCAGATGTCATAGGAAATAATCTGAACCATCTGTCTTCAACAATTATGAAAAATTACTCATCTTTGTTCGATTGTATACTTTCGGCAAAAAAGCTGGAAGATTTCAATAAAAAAGATCCTGTAAAAATAGTAACCCATGATGGTTGCCTGAAGTATTTTACCTGTGATATCATTCCATCTTTTGAGAATGAGGGTCGTTTTAATGGCATGATGTGTCTTCTCAAAGATGAAACGGTTAAAACAGTTTGTTCAAATAAATCTTTTTTTGGACGTGATGGACTGGATGTCTCACATCTTCCGTTCGTATCATTTCTATGGAAAGGAGATGATTCATGGTCTGTAGAATATGTATCGGATAATGTAGTTCAATTTGGTTATGGCCCTGATGATTTCAAATCCGGAAAACTCTCGTATGTAGACATTGTACATCCAGATTATCTGGGAAGTGTCAGAAGTGCAATTGATCAATGTGCCGGGAATAATTTTTCTAAAGAGTACATGCTTTTAACCGCAAACGGAGAATCTCGGTGGGTTCTTGAAAAGTCATATGCTATTCGTGATAAATATAAGAACATAACTCATTTCCACGGTATTATTCTTGATATTGATGAAAGGAAAAGATTTGAACAGGAACTTAAGAGTACTAACCTTCAACAAAGTTCTCTCTCAGAACTTGGGGAAAAAGCTCTTTCCTGCAGTGATATAAATGATCTGATGAACTATACTGTGGAGCTTATAGCAAATACTCTCGATGTGAAGTATGGAACTATAATGGAAAAGCTTTCAGACGGACGTTTTCTCCTGAGGTATGGATACGGGTGGAGTGATTGGGGTATTGGTTCTGTTGTCGTAGACAAAAACGAAGGTTCACAGGCAGGTTACACAGTATTTACCGGCAAACCAGTTATCATTGACGATTTGAGTAGTGAAATACGCTTTAAAGTACCACGTTTTCTCCATGAACAAGAGGTTGTTAGTGGAGCCAGTGTTATAATCGGAAGCAAGAACGAACCTTTCGGAATATTATGTGTCCATACAGATATAAAGAAAAAATTTTCAGAACATGAAATTAATTTCCTTCAGTCTGTTTCATCCATACTCGCCGATACTATTAGATTGCGGGAGTCATTCAGCTCTTTGGAATTATATAAGAAACTGATGAACCAGTCTACTGATTATATCATGGTTCTTGATGCGGTATCCAAGAAGTTTATCTATCTAAGTGACCGAATATTTCAGAGTCTTGGTTACTCTGAATCTGAAATAATGGCTCAGAATATCTTTGAGCCGGATTGTTTCATAAAAGGACTCAATATGCATGATGTTACCAGTAAAGTAGTTGATAAAGGTTCATTATTGCTAGAGTCTGAGTTTATGCGAAAAAATGGAACATCCTTTCCTGTGGATATAAGTTTTGCATTTGTGGAGAATGAAGATAGTACATATATGGTGTTGATAGGGCGAGATATAAGTGAAAGGCGAGCATTTGAAAAAGCCATTAAGGAGCACTCAAATCAATTGGAATACTCCAATGAGCTCAAAGACATGTTTGCTGATGTTACAAGCCACGATCTTACAAGTTCAGTTTCCATAATAGAAGGATTTGTTGAATATCTGTCTGAAATTGAAGATGATGATGGAAAAAAGCATCTTCTTGGTAATATTAATAAAGCTACTGAAAAATTAAAGAAGACAATAGAATATGCTTCCGTTTTCGCAAAAATGAATTGTTCAACAGATATGGTTACCCAGAAGTTGGATCTTCGGTGGTTTTTTAGTAATTCTATGGCAAGACTTCACGATAAAGTTATGGCTAGTAATATTGAAGTTGTACTGAACTCTCCTGAGTCCTGTCCTGCCCGTGTAAATCCAATTTTGGATGAGGTATTTTTCAATCTGATGTCAAATGCCATAAAATACTCACCAGAGGGTAGTGAGGTAATTGTGGATATAACTGAGGCAGGTAACAAATGGAAGGTCAGTGTATCTGATGTTGGTCAGGGTATCTCTGATGAAGATAAACTAAGTATATTTGGCAGATTCAAAAGGGCAGGATCTTCCTCTATTCAAGGAAAAGGTCTTGGACTTTCAATCGCTAAAATGGCATTGAAGTGTCATGGGGAAGAACTTCATGTTATTGATAATAAGGTAGGTAAAGGCAGTACTTTTTGGTTTACTGTAAAGGTGTATGATTAG